Genomic window (Candidatus Neomarinimicrobiota bacterium):
AAACGGAAGAATCCCAGACACGCGGTAATCTGAAAATGAACTTAAGCGACTCTTCAGACAACGCTATGGAAGCAGTGGCCCGTGGCGCCACAGACGGAATGCGCCTTGCGGCTAACGTCGCTGCTATGCTCATTGCCATCGTCGCCCTGGTGGCTTTCGTTAATTATATTCTAGGGCTCGTAGATCTTAGTCTTGAGCAAATTCTTGGTTGGATCTTTTCCCCTCTGGCATTTTGCATGGGCGTGCCAGCAAAAGATATTTTTGTTGTTGGAAGCCTGATGGGAGAGAAAATCGTTCTAACAGAATTGATAGCCTATGGGCATCTTCAAGAAATAACCTCGCAACTTGAAACAAAGTCGATCATCATTTCTTCATACGCACTTTGTGGATTTGCCAACTTTGCTTCCATAGGGATTCAGTTAGGCGGTATCGGTGCTTTAGCTCCCAGCCGTAGAAAGGATCTGGCCAAGGTCGCCATGAAAGCGATGATAGGCGGGGCTCTTGCTTCCTGGCTCACAGCCACCATCGCCGGCATACTTATTTAATCAGGAGAAATTGTGAGACTGGTTTTCTTAGGTCCACCAGGTATCGGAAAAGGAACTCAGGCAAAGATTCTGTCAAAAAGATTCTCTCTCCTCCATCTCTCCACGGGAGACATGTTGCGAGACGAGATTTCCCGCCATACTGAACTGGGAATCCTCGCCAAGTCTTACATTGATGACGGAAATCTCGTTCCTGACAACGTGATGTTGAATATGATGTCTCACCGCCTGCAACAAAAGGATGCCGAATCTGGCTATATTCTCGACGGCTTTCCCAGAACTGTTCCGCAGGCAGAAGGATTGGAGAAAATCTTCGACTCGATTAATCAGCAGCTGAACGCTGTGATTTCCCTCGAAGGTAGTGAAGACGTTTTGATAGAACGATTGTCAAACCGCCGCACCTGCCCCGATTGCGGCAAGATTACAAACCTCATCTTTGCACCGCCCGCCGTTGCGGGGAAGTGTGATTCCTGTGGCGGAGAACTGTATCAGCGCGAAGACGACAGGCCAGAGGTCATTCGTGAAAGACTTGTGGTTTATTCTGAGCTGACCAGTCCACTACTGGAATACTACTCATCCGGGGGACTCCTCAAAACTGTCAGCGGAGTCGATAGCGTGGAAGAAATTCGTGACAATATACTAAAAGAACTCTAGGATCGGCCTGTGGAAAAATAAGATGCTTAAGGTTGGCGTAACCGGCGGGATTGGAACTGGAAAGAGCGTAGCCAGCGGGCGGATGGCTCAGCTGGGCGCATACGTGTTCGACGCAGATACCGAAGCCAAGAATATTCTAAAGACGGACAAGAATGTGCAGACAGACCTGATTGAGGAATTCGGGACGGATATTCTCAATCATGACAGTACGATCAGCGAAAATAAACTGGCTGTGACAGGATTCGCAAACGAAGAGAATCAGGCAGTTCTCAACGCTATCATCCACCCTTATGTGTTCGATGCAATCGACAAAAAATTTGATGAAGTTGAGAAGCATAACAAAACATCTATTTTCATTGTTGATGCAGCTCTGGTATATGAATCGGGCCTTGATCAGCACCTCGACTACATAATCGTTGTAACCGCACAGTACGGTTTACGGATTCACCGCGCATCACTTAAGGGCAAACTTAACCGCGCTCAAATTCAGAAAAGGATGGATCTCCAACTCCCTGAAGAGTCAAAGATCAGGATGGCTGATTACGTTATTGACAATAACGGTACCGAAGAAGACCTGATCAGACAGGTGGATAAAATTTACGAGGCGTTGATATAATCGCTTTATGTTTATCTTTGCGCGGTCTTTGCCGTCCGGACTCCCCACCCAACCATTTCACTATTCGACAGTCTGTCTAAGCTGATGAGTTCATCGAAGCGCTTCGGGACCTTCGAGGGTGTCTTCACCCCCACAATTCTCACTATCCTCGGCGCCATCATGTACCTTCGACTCGGATGGGTGGTGGGTAATGCCGGCTTCGGCGGCGCGCTCGTCATCATCCTGCTGGCGAAACTTGTCACAGTCACAACCGGGCTCGCCATCGCCTCCATGGCTTCCAACATCAAAATTGGGGCCGGCGGATCATACGCCATCATATCGAGATCCCTGGGACTCGAAATAGGAGGCGCCATCGGTATTCCGCTCTATCTTTCTCAAGCCTTGGGTGCCGCCATGTATATCATCGGCTTCACCGAGGGGTGGCTCGCTATTTTTCCTCAGCACGATCCGTTTCAGGTCGCATCCGTTGTCCTGGTACTACTGCTGACACTTTCGCTTATCAGCGCCAAGGTTGCTATGAAAGTCCAGTATATCATTATGTTTCTCATCATCTCTTCGCTGATTTCCTTTTTCATGGGCAAAGGGGACGGTGTCGCTGAAATCTCCTTGTGGGGAGATTCTGAGGCCGCACCTTTCTGGACCGTCTTCGCCATTTTTTTCCCAGCCGTTACCGGTATTGAGGCGGGAGCAGCCATGTCAGGTGATCTGAAGGATCCGAAAAGAAGCCTCTCCGTGGGGCTTCTCTCGTCCATCGCTCTGTCGTTCGTGGTCTACGTGGCGCTGGCGTTCTGGATGGACTACAGTATTCCCGCGAAGGCCCTGCGCTCGAACTACACCATCATGATAGACGCCGCCAGATGGGAGTGGATTGTGGTGGCGGCACTCTTGGGCGCAACCCTTTCATCGGCGCTTGGGAGTATCATCGGCGGTCCAAGAACGCTCATGGCGCTGGGACAGCACAGGGTCGTCCCTTTAGGCAAATTCCTTGCTCAGCAGAGTAAAAACGGGGAACCGAGGTTTGCCATAGTAACTACGGGCGTGATCATCGAACTGGGGATACTTCTGGGCGACCTAAACACCATTGCACCCCTGCTCACTATGTTCTTCCTGATTACCTATGGAACCATCAATATGGTGGTCTTCATCGAAAAGAAGATTGGCATCACCAGCTACCGTCCCAGTTTCGATATTCCTCTGATCATCCCTCTGATTGGCACACTCTGGTGCGGGACGGCAATGTTTCTGATCAATCCCCTTTTCGGATCAGTTGCCGTGGTGATCATCATACTCGTCTATCTGTGGCAGATCCGTTTAGGACATCAAGCACCGTGGGGAGACGTCCGGTCAGGTATTTTCGTTGCCATTGCCGAATGGGCCGTCAGGATGACGGCAAGAATGCCAGCCAGCAGCAAATCGTGGAAACCTAACGTTGTGGTCCCCGTGGAAGAACCCGGACGGTGGCATGAAAGGATAAAGCTGGTGCGAAATATCGTCTTTCCGAAAGGGAGCGTCAGGGCATTCAGTGTACGCATCCTGGAAAGCGGTATGCGGCACAGGATTGGTCAAATGGTAGACCAACTGTTAAACCGAAATGGAAGCGGTGCAGCAATGCCCGACACTTCCGAGGAACTGGAGAATCAACTGACCAAATTGATTAATCCTCTGAAGGAAGAA
Coding sequences:
- the coaE gene encoding dephospho-CoA kinase (Dephospho-CoA kinase (CoaE) performs the final step in coenzyme A biosynthesis.), coding for MLKVGVTGGIGTGKSVASGRMAQLGAYVFDADTEAKNILKTDKNVQTDLIEEFGTDILNHDSTISENKLAVTGFANEENQAVLNAIIHPYVFDAIDKKFDEVEKHNKTSIFIVDAALVYESGLDQHLDYIIVVTAQYGLRIHRASLKGKLNRAQIQKRMDLQLPEESKIRMADYVIDNNGTEEDLIRQVDKIYEALI
- a CDS encoding adenylate kinase translates to MRLVFLGPPGIGKGTQAKILSKRFSLLHLSTGDMLRDEISRHTELGILAKSYIDDGNLVPDNVMLNMMSHRLQQKDAESGYILDGFPRTVPQAEGLEKIFDSINQQLNAVISLEGSEDVLIERLSNRRTCPDCGKITNLIFAPPAVAGKCDSCGGELYQREDDRPEVIRERLVVYSELTSPLLEYYSSGGLLKTVSGVDSVEEIRDNILKEL
- a CDS encoding amino acid permease — its product is MSSSKRFGTFEGVFTPTILTILGAIMYLRLGWVVGNAGFGGALVIILLAKLVTVTTGLAIASMASNIKIGAGGSYAIISRSLGLEIGGAIGIPLYLSQALGAAMYIIGFTEGWLAIFPQHDPFQVASVVLVLLLTLSLISAKVAMKVQYIIMFLIISSLISFFMGKGDGVAEISLWGDSEAAPFWTVFAIFFPAVTGIEAGAAMSGDLKDPKRSLSVGLLSSIALSFVVYVALAFWMDYSIPAKALRSNYTIMIDAARWEWIVVAALLGATLSSALGSIIGGPRTLMALGQHRVVPLGKFLAQQSKNGEPRFAIVTTGVIIELGILLGDLNTIAPLLTMFFLITYGTINMVVFIEKKIGITSYRPSFDIPLIIPLIGTLWCGTAMFLINPLFGSVAVVIIILVYLWQIRLGHQAPWGDVRSGIFVAIAEWAVRMTARMPASSKSWKPNVVVPVEEPGRWHERIKLVRNIVFPKGSVRAFSVRILESGMRHRIGQMVDQLLNRNGSGAAMPDTSEELENQLTKLINPLKEEGILTSATVIEANHFIEGISVITQSFKGMPLPPNVMFLTMSEERRKDQR